The Melospiza melodia melodia isolate bMelMel2 chromosome 7, bMelMel2.pri, whole genome shotgun sequence genome has a segment encoding these proteins:
- the LOC134420479 gene encoding serine/threonine-protein kinase pim-1-like, which yields TSAPLEVVLLAKVSTGFPGVVQLLEWLELPNCIVMVLERPEQCQDLQRFIQARRFLPEEEARELFRQVLEAVRHCTSCGVLHRDIKPENILVDLDTGQAKLIDFGCGTYLQDTV from the coding sequence accagcgcacccctggaggtcgtgctgctggccaaggtgtccactggcttccccggtgtggtccagctgctggagtggctcgagctccccaactgcatcgtgatggtgctggagcggccagagcagtgtcaggacctgcagcgtttcattcaggcacggcggttcctgcccgaggaggaggcgcgggagctgttccgccaggtgctggaggccgtgcggcactgcaccagctgcggggtcctgcacagggacatcaagccagagaacatcctggttgacctggacaccgggcaggccaaactgattgactttggctgtggcacctacctgcaggacacagtc